In a single window of the Parafrankia irregularis genome:
- a CDS encoding GntR family transcriptional regulator, with product MSAESVERVGSATIADHFRKEIELGNLSPGQRLPTIRDIAKDWGVSRPTADKAIAILQMENLVRTAGRGGTTVCGDEDRVDSALLVEVDEDLEISSTEIITASESVARQLNVAAGGSILVVRLRRKARDVA from the coding sequence ATGTCAGCGGAATCAGTTGAGCGCGTCGGCTCCGCAACAATCGCCGATCATTTCCGTAAAGAAATCGAACTAGGAAACCTTTCTCCTGGTCAAAGACTGCCTACGATTAGAGACATAGCGAAAGATTGGGGGGTCTCGCGTCCCACCGCAGACAAGGCTATAGCGATTCTCCAGATGGAGAATCTTGTTCGGACTGCGGGGCGAGGTGGGACGACGGTATGCGGTGACGAAGATCGGGTTGATTCGGCGCTACTAGTCGAAGTTGATGAAGATCTGGAGATCTCATCCACCGAGATTATTACGGCATCGGAGAGTGTTGCGCGTCAGCTCAACGTCGCTGCTGGAGGGTCAATTCTAGTCGTTCGTCTGCGCAGGAAGGCTCGCGACGTCGCGTAG
- a CDS encoding tyrosine-type recombinase/integrase: MAARRRFGSIRRRESGRYQVRYPGPDGLPRNAPETFARKSEAERYLTLVESQMLRGEWIDPERGKVTLTDYATRWIAERPNLRPRTIGLYSGLLTRHIVPHIGGITIGKLTTPIIREWRTRLLESGVSVGTAAKAYRLLRAVLMTAVREDELIRTNPCRIPGADRENAPERPVLTVPQVFALADKLGGRYRALVLVTTFASLRWGEVAALQRRDLDTESGVVSVRQSLVEIRGQGPTIGPPKSRAGVRSVSLPAAILPWLRTHLAEYVADDPAAFVFTGPKGGFLRRGNFRKLVGWSDAVAAIGVPNLHFHDLRHTGNTLASRTGASLRDLMTRMGHDSPRAALIYQHASTEADAAIADALSALLATQQRGATPPAPRPDDDPDDGAEGVLVPA; this comes from the coding sequence ATGGCCGCGCGCCGCCGATTCGGCAGCATCCGCCGCCGGGAATCCGGCCGGTACCAGGTCCGGTATCCCGGGCCGGACGGCCTCCCCCGCAACGCACCCGAGACCTTCGCGCGCAAGAGCGAAGCGGAGCGATACCTGACCCTCGTGGAGAGCCAGATGCTGCGGGGGGAATGGATCGACCCGGAGCGGGGAAAAGTGACGCTCACCGACTACGCCACCCGTTGGATTGCCGAGCGTCCGAACCTCAGGCCGCGCACGATAGGCCTGTATTCGGGACTCCTCACGCGCCACATCGTGCCGCACATTGGGGGTATTACGATCGGCAAGCTCACCACCCCGATCATCCGCGAGTGGCGGACGAGGCTCCTCGAATCCGGTGTGTCCGTAGGCACAGCGGCGAAGGCATACCGGCTGCTGCGCGCCGTGCTCATGACGGCCGTCCGCGAGGATGAGCTGATCAGGACCAACCCGTGCCGGATTCCCGGGGCCGACCGGGAGAATGCTCCTGAGCGTCCGGTCCTGACCGTTCCACAGGTGTTCGCTCTCGCCGATAAATTGGGCGGCCGATACCGGGCGCTCGTGCTCGTGACCACCTTCGCGTCGCTGCGGTGGGGTGAGGTGGCCGCGCTTCAGCGACGCGACCTCGACACCGAGAGCGGCGTCGTGAGCGTCCGGCAGTCCCTCGTTGAGATTCGCGGCCAAGGGCCCACGATCGGCCCGCCCAAATCCCGCGCCGGTGTCCGTTCGGTGTCGCTCCCCGCGGCGATTCTGCCGTGGCTTCGGACCCACCTCGCCGAGTATGTGGCAGACGATCCGGCAGCGTTCGTGTTCACGGGGCCGAAGGGTGGATTCCTGCGGCGCGGCAACTTCCGGAAGCTCGTGGGGTGGTCGGATGCGGTTGCCGCCATCGGTGTGCCGAACCTGCACTTTCATGACTTGCGTCACACCGGCAACACGCTGGCGTCCCGCACGGGTGCGAGCCTCCGGGACCTGATGACGCGCATGGGGCACGACTCGCCCCGCGCGGCGCTCATCTACCAACACGCGTCCACCGAGGCCGACGCGGCCATCGCGGACGCCCTGAGCGCACTCCTGGCCACACAGCAGCGTGGCGCGACACCTCCCGCGCCACGCCCGGACGACGACCCCGACGACGGAGCTGAGGGGGTTCTCGTACCGGCCTAG
- a CDS encoding bifunctional DNA primase/polymerase: MRLGRRDGSIRPNTVDPRQAAAADLIAAGRRVFVLGRTKRPVANCPACQASKGDPGHDRETCPCLTCHGFYAATDQADRAAAMLAAVPDGLLAIRTGAVSGLAVVDIDPRNGGQLDRELMTPTATVATPGGGWHLYYQHPGRPLPGKLPGRAGVDIKTDGGLVVAPPSTPAGAARGYRWVGDHPVNEMPPALIAACLTPTSPPATPRQPAHPTRVPRFGGGGISDPSALLAATLDTVTRAPEGRRRTTLYGAARGVARIVLAGHLTVTDAVAVLTDVGRRAEQTDRDIRAAIAGGFTAEGLTP, encoded by the coding sequence GTGCGGCTGGGACGGCGGGACGGATCGATCCGTCCCAACACCGTCGACCCCCGGCAGGCCGCTGCCGCAGACCTCATCGCCGCGGGCCGGCGGGTGTTCGTCCTGGGCCGGACCAAACGTCCGGTGGCGAACTGTCCGGCCTGCCAGGCGAGCAAGGGCGACCCGGGTCACGACCGGGAGACCTGCCCGTGCCTGACCTGCCACGGGTTCTACGCGGCCACTGACCAGGCTGACCGTGCCGCGGCCATGCTCGCCGCTGTCCCGGACGGTCTGCTCGCCATCCGCACCGGCGCCGTGTCCGGCCTGGCCGTGGTCGATATCGACCCGCGTAACGGCGGGCAGCTCGATCGGGAGCTGATGACCCCGACCGCGACGGTGGCCACCCCGGGCGGAGGCTGGCACCTCTACTACCAGCACCCCGGCCGGCCGCTGCCTGGGAAGCTGCCCGGCAGGGCCGGGGTCGACATCAAGACCGACGGCGGTCTGGTCGTCGCACCGCCGTCCACGCCGGCCGGTGCTGCCCGCGGCTACCGGTGGGTGGGTGACCACCCGGTGAATGAGATGCCCCCCGCCCTCATCGCCGCGTGCCTCACACCCACCAGCCCGCCCGCCACGCCCCGCCAGCCCGCCCACCCGACCCGCGTCCCACGATTTGGGGGAGGGGGCATCTCAGATCCGTCCGCGCTGCTCGCCGCGACCCTCGACACCGTCACCCGTGCCCCCGAAGGCCGCCGCCGCACCACCCTCTACGGCGCCGCGCGTGGGGTGGCCCGGATCGTCCTGGCCGGACACCTCACCGTCACCGACGCCGTCGCGGTGCTCACCGATGTCGGCCGGCGGGCCGAGCAGACCGACCGGGACATCCGCGCCGCCATCGCGGGTGGCTTCACCGCGGAAGGCCTCACCCCGTGA
- a CDS encoding excisionase family DNA-binding protein produces MGDILTVEQAADRMNMSVRYVRRLVAERRIAFHRIGRSVRLAATDVDAHVSAGRVEPLTESEVWRDMRSVS; encoded by the coding sequence TTGGGCGACATCCTGACCGTGGAGCAGGCGGCCGACCGGATGAACATGAGCGTCCGGTACGTGCGTCGACTGGTCGCCGAACGGCGAATTGCGTTCCACCGCATCGGCCGATCGGTCCGCCTCGCGGCGACGGACGTGGACGCGCACGTTTCCGCCGGCCGCGTCGAACCCCTCACCGAATCCGAGGTTTGGCGCGACATGAGGAGCGTCAGCTGA
- a CDS encoding DUF3631 domain-containing protein: MTADSATALDRLHDALTRYVILPTPEAVDAVALWIAATHAQPAWAHAPRLVIRAPEKRCGKSRLLDVVEATCHNPLITVNASTAAVYRSIDEDPPTLLVDEADTIFGTARSGDAKEDLRGLLNAGHQRNRPAIRWDHTTRTREVLPTFAMAALAGIGAMPDTVEDRAVIIRMRRRAAGETVAPYRHRRDRPGLRKLAEELSAWLRPALPELEQAEPAMPVDDRAADTWEPLIAVADHAGGAWPDRARRALAVLLAETAAADEDPSITVRLLCDTRTAFGTDTAITTTRLLTLLNADVEAPWADMGPGGLTARRLAALLREYGIHSRNIRPDNGEQAKGYERAVFTDAWRRYCPPPTDPPDGPDDHPAWPWDGSIRPAVPTTPPPTSTDDVGTDGTAPTHQPAAA, from the coding sequence GTGACCGCCGACAGCGCCACGGCGCTGGACCGGCTACACGACGCGCTCACCCGGTACGTGATCCTCCCGACCCCCGAAGCGGTCGACGCCGTGGCCCTGTGGATAGCAGCCACCCACGCCCAACCCGCGTGGGCGCACGCCCCCCGGCTGGTCATCCGCGCCCCGGAGAAGCGATGCGGCAAGTCCCGCCTGTTGGACGTGGTCGAAGCGACCTGCCACAACCCGCTGATCACCGTCAACGCATCCACCGCGGCGGTGTACCGCAGCATCGACGAGGACCCGCCCACCCTGCTCGTGGACGAAGCAGACACGATCTTCGGCACGGCGCGGTCCGGTGACGCCAAGGAAGACCTACGTGGCCTGCTCAACGCCGGACACCAGCGCAACCGGCCCGCGATCCGGTGGGACCACACCACCCGCACGCGAGAAGTCCTGCCCACCTTCGCCATGGCCGCACTTGCCGGGATCGGCGCCATGCCCGACACCGTCGAAGACCGCGCGGTCATCATCCGCATGCGTCGCCGTGCCGCTGGCGAGACGGTGGCGCCGTACCGGCACCGCCGCGACCGGCCCGGACTGCGCAAACTCGCTGAGGAGCTGTCCGCCTGGCTGCGGCCCGCCCTCCCGGAGCTGGAGCAGGCCGAACCGGCCATGCCGGTCGACGACCGCGCCGCCGACACCTGGGAACCACTGATCGCCGTGGCCGACCACGCGGGTGGGGCGTGGCCCGACCGGGCCCGACGGGCACTCGCCGTCCTGCTCGCCGAGACCGCCGCCGCCGATGAGGACCCCTCGATCACCGTGCGGCTCCTGTGCGACACCCGCACCGCGTTCGGCACCGACACCGCCATCACCACCACCCGACTTCTCACCCTCCTCAACGCCGACGTCGAAGCCCCCTGGGCCGACATGGGGCCCGGTGGTCTTACCGCCCGCCGCCTGGCCGCGCTGCTACGCGAGTACGGCATCCACAGCCGCAACATCCGCCCCGACAACGGCGAGCAGGCCAAGGGCTACGAACGCGCCGTGTTCACCGACGCCTGGCGCCGCTACTGCCCACCCCCCACCGACCCGCCTGACGGACCCGACGACCACCCCGCCTGGCCGTGGGACGGATCGATCCGTCCCGCCGTCCCAACCACACCCCCTCCCACCAGCACCGATGACGTTGGGACGGATGGGACGGCACCCACCCACCAGCCCGCCGCCGCATGA